The Vigna angularis cultivar LongXiaoDou No.4 chromosome 9, ASM1680809v1, whole genome shotgun sequence DNA window AAGAAACACCAAAAGCACACGTCTCACTAAACAAAGACATTAatatcagaaaaagaaaacagtaaaatattTGACCATTTAGCATTGTTTCTCCATATGAAATAAGCTTCTTAAGCGTAACACTTCTTAAAAGTAAAAGATTACCATTTTAGATATACAAAACCTTAAGCTGTTTGCTGCTAAGAGTTCAAAAGTCCAAAAAACAGTTATTCTTTTAACATTCTCACTATATTACCACGCTTAGCATCATATAAGTCTTTCAAAGACTattttaatgacatttaaaacAGCACTCCTAAAGTGCAAAGAAAGCATTGACCATTTCTAATGCCTTGCAAAAACTGAGTCAATCACCTTTCATGTATTGGTATTGCTTGCAAAAATGATATATAGAACGGGGAAGCAACAAGAACTTACAATACTGAGTAATTTATTGCCTTCAAAATTgctaaaaatttaattttgttatgcaGCTTTGGAAAATTGAAATTGCACAAGTAAAACATGCATTGAACCAACCATTCAGATCCTAGGTAATAGAAAAGTAGGTATAATATCCATATATCTTGCCGTAGAAATATGTCACTTTTGTAAGTTGCTTCTAACTTTGGCCATGAAGTAGACGGAATTAGCAGCAGAGTCCAGTTTCAAATATTCTATTTCCGAAAATATAAGTGTAAATCAGAGTagataaaatagattaaattctACTTAAAAAAGACCTTGACTTTCCTACATGAGAGGGTCATTCACACAAGGAGAATGACTAGTGATGATACAGAAAATAACTTAACatttaattctacaaaattCAATGTCTTGGCTCTTTAGGGTTTGTTGAACAACTTTGTCAATGTAAGAGAAACTAGTATTTAATTCTCTTGTAGTGTTTTTGCTAAATTGATGAATATATGTTGATGGTTGATTTTTATGTTAAGAACGAACTTTGTTTACttttgatgaatttgatttgtggTGATTATCACCCTTTTGGCTTGCATGGTtgaatgattagttcatgactTTTGTTTATTTGTGCTTTGATTTGTGTGATTGAGAGAACTTTGAATCTAAGCATCTGAGCAAATTGATATGAGTTTTAATGtgtaaaaattgttttgaatcaACTAATTGAAAAAGGAATACCAATATGAGCAATTGATCAAGTCCAAGTTCACTTAAaatcacaaaatatatttactgTCAACTGATATGACATTGAGCGGTATTAGAGTGGCGTTGACCGATATCAAAGTGGTGCTGAGCGCCGCTTTGTGTTGTAGGCCTGGGACATCTAGGACATTAAGTGTCAGAATGTACTACTCAACATCACTTTTTGCGAATGGTTTGATGTTGAGTGGCGTTAGGTGTCGCTGAGCACCATCTTTGCACTGCAGGATTTGGAGCAATTTAGTTCCAGGACGTTGAGCATAACGTTAAGAATGACACTGAGCATTAGAATTGTCATTAAACAACACTTTTTGTGAAAGGTTTGACATTGCGCCAGTTTGTATGTTggatctattttattttatgattgtttGAGATAGATTTATAATAGactttatatatgtttatggTTATTATTGCGTTTGATTAAAGtgataatatgatattaaaCACGTATGGTGATGGTATTGAAGgaatttcaaggagaaattCCTTGTGGTGATAGCTGTAGTGTATGCCTTGACATGTGGGATTTCATGATAGGGTATCCTAATGCTCTAATAACAATTCATACTCAAATATAGTAGAATGTGTTATATCGCGAAGAGTAGCGAAAGGTTATAGTCTATGGACAATGTTTGATCATAATACTTCTCGTGAGTTTCGATATCAAGGGTATTTGGATAATCAAGTCTAGTTTCAACTATTTATGTGTATGTATatgatttattgtatttaatccATGTTTAGCTTATAGTTTATATGGTTTAATTGTCTTAGGATAACTTTTTTGCATATTAGTTTATATGTTTAACTTTTGTGCTTTCTTGTGTTTGTTTATCTCTTTTGTGATGAGTGATAGGTATTGATGAATCTATAGTGGAAGGTGATGATGTCACGAAGTAATTTTTCTTTAGTTTGTAGTAGTTATTATGTATAAAAATTTTCTAAAGTTTTAAGTCAGTtgttttatatacatttttattttttaaaattatttacttttgaagataattgtattgattttatatatattttaagaaaatttgttttgttttacctATTTTATAATGTGTTACTATGGGATGCTGCATTGtgcaattaaaaaattatataaattaaaagatatatatatatatatatatatatatatatatatatatataaattagttgataaaaattaaaaatactataataaaaatataaaatagatatcaaatttatttaaaattagttgattcttttattaaacttttatatatattatttaaccatATGtcttattcatatatatataatttcattgaagactaataattttaattacataataaatttaaataataagatattatatttttgaattaaattagatatatttttaaagatatataGAGATACAAAGGAAGAGATCACATTTATACATTATATTACAAAACAAtgataaacaaattaattaaaattattgtaacatggtattttaaatacaataattaagtTAGATACAAATTTTCATCAATTAAACGACAattttatacattattaaaataaaagaaataattgaaataaaataaaattggataatatataataatgattaCTAAAATTTGGTACACAATattaagattcaaatattaagtaaaaacaatccattaaaaataaaatcaccatacataattattaagaagaagaataaaataatctatatttaaacatttaagTCACctgatataatataaaaagtaaacatgCACATATTAAAACATTACATTTGTAAGTGATGATATATGTTATATTCACATATTACACAATACATAAATATAGTGCTGCAAAAATGTGCTTTAACTTGCGAGCCAACTTAGTTTACTATAAGTTTAAGGTGAgttgagtttaaaaaaaatataatttttttatgcgagtTAGTTTTTAACCTAGTTCACTTAGAACTCGGCTCATCTGGGTTGAACCCGTGATGAGCTGCTCACcaatccacctaatttaatttaattatttattattttgtgtttcaatattattagttagtattttttttattatgttgtaGATgaggattaaaaaaaaagatatttcatgaaagaaaaatattatagatttatctattcaagtctctaatattataaatagacaagtgatagaaaaattataaatattaaaaacttaccTTTAGTGCTTATTTTTGCAttatgaattgtctttggagtctaagattattttagagtgaaatttatttaatttgaattaaaaaaaattataatttttttatttaaaaaaaacttataattaaatgaggtAGTGAGctaacccgtttaacccaccaacctgtGGTATATCGGATCGGATTTGAACtttttcagctcgctaataagtgagtcaGGTTAGGTtaactcactaagtgaccaacccgtggtgggctgAGCTGGGTCAAGCCAGTTTACCCGTTTTGACAAATCATTGTCCTTGCAtagtagaaaatataaatattccttcacaaaatacaaataatataatttcagtGCTCAGATTGATGCATGCTAATCTGTTGTGGACAAATTTCTATTGGAGTGGGACCAATATTCAGCTACCAGCTTAGAGAAGGAAGAGTTAGTATCCATAAGCTTTGAAGGTTTGTCATACTCCACCAGTTTCCCTGTAGTGACAAGAACGAAAATGAGGAAAAAGTGATAAAGAAAGAAGCAACATTACAAAATTTGTAACATTACATACCATAAGATAGGACCATGATCATGTCACTGTCTATCACAGAGGGAACTCTGTGAGCCACAGTTATAACTGTGCATTCTGAAAATTCTTGTCTGATGATTCGTTGTAGAATACCATCTGTGGCAGAATCAATGGAGGCAGTAGCTTCATCCAGAACAAGAATTCTGTTCTTCCTGAGAAGTACCCTTCCAAGACACATGAGTTGGCGCTGCCCCACACTCCAGTTTTCCCCTTCATCACTCACTTTGAAATTAGTCAGAATTAGACTGTTTCAGGTATGCTAACGATGGATTCAATCAACATCACAGTTTGTGCCAAAAATTTAGTAGAACCAACTATTTATTGCTTGGTTCATGCAGTTGGCCATAAGAACTGATATAAGTTTTTCTGCTGTCAATTTCACTTCATTTGTATACATCAAGTTCACATGTTTTTTTAAGacgaattttaaatttaattcaatctcacaaaattgttaaatttatataacttaCCAGAAGTGTATAAGAGATTTGGTAGACTACTAATTGTTGCCTTCAACTGACATTTCTCTAAAGCCTGGATAAATCATAGCTCACATAACATTTTCTTAGTGAATAAAAGTTGAGAAAAACAATGTAACTCAGTGCATGCTTTTTTCAATTGTAGAGCCAGTTTATTTACCTTCCATATTTCATCATCTGAGTACAGGCCTAGAGGGTCCAAGTTTTTTCGAATGCTACCCTTGAAAAGAGTTGGTTCTTGAGGAATGATGCTTAGCTTTATTCTTAAATCCTTTAACCCAATTGAGCATATATTAATCCCATCTATAAGAATGTCTCCTCCAGTAGGCTCAACTATGCGAAACAAAGCACTTATAAGTGTGGTTTTTCCACTTCCTGTTCTTCCCACAACTCCAACTCTACTCCCTTCTTGAAACGTGCAAGAGATGCCCTTCAGAACTAATGGAGAATTTGGACGATATCTGAtctgaaataattttatatacttGAATTCATTTGTCAAAAATGTGGATAAATTGAGATGGAAAAAAGGGCAATCATGATTCATGGAAGTGCACATTTGGTTAGTCTGTTACCTCTAGAGATTGAAGATCTATTCGACCTTTAGAAGGCCAACAAGGTGGTGGTCTATTGTCCTCTACAATTGCACTAGCTTCTGCTGGTATGCGAATGAATTGCTTGATTCTTTCAACAGAGATCACATAGTTCGATAAGTTGCAAAACATTCTAGTCAGATAAACTACGGTTCCTGTCAGTGAAAAACCGTAAGACAGGGAAAGTCCCACAAGGCCTGAAACCagataaacacacacacacacacacaaagatTATCAGCATGAAAACACTCACATATGTAAACAAAACATGCATATGTAATATTTGCTAATTTTGAGTAACAATAACAGTACCAGGGGCCACATATCCCTTTGGAAGTAGAACAAGCAGCAAAGCTGCAGTGAAGACTGTCAAATTCTGAAGTGCTTGAATCCTTAGAATTAACCATTCGATGGCAGCATTGGAATGAAAGAACATCGTGGCATCTGTGTCAACAAGGTTAAGGTAGTTCTTGAAAAATCTGTCAGCCATGTTGAAAGCTCTTATAGTAACCACACCAAGATATGACTCAGACGTAAAATTCATAAGAGGGGCTTTTGTAGTTCCATTGATTCGTATAATTTCTCTTGCAGTAGCTTGATAATAGCCCTTGATTCCAAAAAAAAGGTAAAGTTACAAAACAATCATTATTTTGTTCCCCCCATAGgcaggaaaaaaaaatacctgGATATATTTTGTAGCCACCATGGCAAGAATTGCAACAATGAACACTTGCCATGTGACCGAAACCATTATCACAATCATTGTAAGAAGCTCTGTTACTTCGGCTATCACAAAGATGGTGGAAAAAGGTATATCGAAATCTAAAATACTCAAATCTGATGAAGCCTGCAAGTGAGACACATGTTTGGTCAAAGAATACTCACAACAGAGATCAGTCCATGCAGTAAGAAATAAAGGAACCTTACTCGGGTAAAAATCCTCCCTACTGGGGTTGAATCAAAGAACAACATAGGAGCATTAAAGATAGAATCAGTGAAGGCAGAGAAGAATGCTTTAGAAGCTTTTAGACCAAGATGTGCAGCAAAGTAAGATCTCAGATATACAAAAACAATGCTTAAAATGGTAATCACACTATAAACTCCAACTAAGATGCTGCTAGTTACTTTTGACATCTCATCGGCAATAGCAAGCCAAGAAGTTGATGCAGCCTGCAAACCTACAAAAGTCAACTGTGCTAGTATGCTCAAACATAGAAGCAAAGATCCCTTAGGGAACAAAATGTAGTCACAGAATGGCTGCCACCCAACATCACCACtctccttttcttcctcttgTGTAAGTTGAATCTCGGTAGAAATTTCTCCATCACTTCCACATTTAGTGAGATTAGAAATATGAGAATCCTCAGGCTGAACTGTAACCACATTTTGAACTTCTCTTTTGCTTGCACTGTTTGTTTCTATTCCTGTAATTACCTCTCTATGAGCACTCAGAAGCTGTTCAAAGGCTGTTCCAGCAGTCAACAGATCTTCATAGCTACCCGTTTGACTAATTTTTCCTCCTTCCATTACCTAAAATTGCACTAACAGACCTCTTACCCTACAAATAAGTTAAGATCAAATGGAAATACAGAATTTTGAATCAGTCGTAATACCAGGATTTTATCAACTTCTGAGAGAAATTCAACTTGATGAGTCACAAGAATAACTGTTTTCCTTCTTAAAGCAGTCCTGACACAATCCTGTAATTACGTAAGTCAGAATAGTTTCCAGAATATATGGCCAATAAgttaattttcttaaagaatgaaaaagtgGATCAAGTTACATGAAACAGAATAGAGGCAGTATGAACATCTACAGCACTAAAAGGGTCATCTAGGAGATAGATATCAGCATCATTATAGACTGCACGAGCTAGTTGAATCCTTTGCTTTTGTCCACCACTCAAGTTAATCCCTCTCTGACCTATTTCTGTAAGATCAGCGTGGCTAAATCCATCAATATCCTTATCCAAGGCACAGACCTTAATGGTATATTCATACCTGGTTGGGTCCATTGCTTTTCCATATAGAATATTATCACGAA harbors:
- the LOC108320457 gene encoding ABC transporter C family member 8-like, with the translated sequence MAFRSTIDNFCNCHGDFSLASFSSQRCIIDIVNMFFLCVFCVSLLSNLIKKRPANASGGFRKRLVPVVTSFCCTLLSVAYFVDGLWNLITKTTGFNQLNLLVCIVRGLVWISIAALLFVQRFQWMKKLCSIWCVFSCTLVSLLNAEILLKGRSFQMFDMAIWAVHILTVLCVFQNHGYFVPQEIPDASLCEPLLVHKEMHKQTALGHASFLSRFTFSWMNALLSLGYSKPLARDDIPSLNSEDKADFAYQKFAHAWLSLLRSSNNSKNLVMWSVARVYMKENISIAICAFLRTICAVVSPLLVYVFVNYSSSTEEDLKQGMAIMGCLIFAKVVESVSQRHWSFNSRRLGMKMRSSLMAAVYQKQLKLSVLGRRRHSTGEIVNYIAVDAYRMGEFPWWFHTLLFSALQVFLALGVLFGVVGIGALPGLVPLLICGFLNVPFAKILQKYRSEFMIAQDERLRSTSEILSSMKIIKLQSWEYNFKKLVESLRAKELKCLAEVHFMRACGTFIYWLSPTIVSSVILMGCALFQSAPLDAGTIFTVLATLRSMGEPVILIPEALSVMIQVKVSFDRLNTFLLDDEIKDDDIGRTSKDSCSKGVEILAGSFSWDLQSLPLTLREVNFEIEWEQTVAVCGPVGAGKTSLLYAILGEIPKISGIVRVEGTLAYVSQIPWIQSGTIRDNILYGKAMDPTRYEYTIKVCALDKDIDGFSHADLTEIGQRGINLSGGQKQRIQLARAVYNDADIYLLDDPFSAVDVHTASILFHDCVRTALRRKTVILVTHQVEFLSEVDKILVMEGGKISQTGSYEDLLTAGTAFEQLLSAHREVITGIETNSASKREVQNVVTVQPEDSHISNLTKCGSDGEISTEIQLTQEEEKESGDVGWQPFCDYILFPKGSLLLCLSILAQLTFVGLQAASTSWLAIADEMSKVTSSILVGVYSVITILSIVFVYLRSYFAAHLGLKASKAFFSAFTDSIFNAPMLFFDSTPVGRIFTRASSDLSILDFDIPFSTIFVIAEVTELLTMIVIMVSVTWQVFIVAILAMVATKYIQGYYQATAREIIRINGTTKAPLMNFTSESYLGVVTIRAFNMADRFFKNYLNLVDTDATMFFHSNAAIEWLILRIQALQNLTVFTAALLLVLLPKGYVAPGLVGLSLSYGFSLTGTVVYLTRMFCNLSNYVISVERIKQFIRIPAEASAIVEDNRPPPCWPSKGRIDLQSLEIRYRPNSPLVLKGISCTFQEGSRVGVVGRTGSGKTTLISALFRIVEPTGGDILIDGINICSIGLKDLRIKLSIIPQEPTLFKGSIRKNLDPLGLYSDDEIWKALEKCQLKATISSLPNLLYTSVSDEGENWSVGQRQLMCLGRVLLRKNRILVLDEATASIDSATDGILQRIIRQEFSECTVITVAHRVPSVIDSDMIMVLSYGKLVEYDKPSKLMDTNSSFSKLVAEYWSHSNRNLSTTD